In Halorussus limi, a genomic segment contains:
- a CDS encoding 30S ribosomal protein S17e gives MAIKPDYVKKTGRILLERYPDAFTTDFDQNKESVQKLTNIESKGVRNRIAGYVTRKK, from the coding sequence ATGGCAATCAAACCCGACTACGTCAAGAAGACGGGGCGCATCCTGCTGGAGCGTTACCCCGACGCCTTCACGACCGACTTCGACCAGAACAAGGAGAGCGTCCAGAAACTCACCAACATCGAGTCGAAGGGCGTCCGCAACCGCATCGCCGGCTACGTCACCCGCAAGAAGTAG
- a CDS encoding ABC transporter permease: protein MRLLRHVTRRMIIALVAIYLVMSVAFVFVAATPDPNQALVAHAVASKGGSAEEVRAAVRAYREARNLNDPLLQRYARWLVDVSTFDWGLSYSFERPVTSLILERLPYTAMYVVPALLLSLVNGVLIGLYAAFNRKGIFDRASSLVAYLGLGMPNFWLAELVALFFAVRVGSYGVSVGQPDFSGGAFWSVGHLRQFVLPSLVLATGLFAGQLRYARAESMEYVNAEFVAALKAKGVSRLSVARHVLRNAAVPIMSLFFTDMVAVLVVNIYVIEEIFGIQGLSALSLYAIEERDMPLVIGTTMVIAFVGVAANFLQDVLYGVLDPRIGERSR, encoded by the coding sequence ATGAGACTGCTCCGGCACGTCACCCGGCGGATGATAATCGCGCTCGTCGCCATCTATCTGGTCATGAGCGTGGCGTTCGTCTTCGTCGCGGCCACGCCGGACCCGAACCAAGCGCTGGTCGCCCACGCGGTGGCCTCGAAGGGCGGGAGCGCCGAGGAGGTCCGGGCGGCGGTTCGGGCGTATCGGGAAGCGCGCAACCTCAACGACCCGCTCCTCCAGCGATACGCTCGATGGTTGGTCGACGTCTCGACGTTCGACTGGGGACTGTCGTACAGTTTCGAGCGGCCGGTGACCTCCCTGATACTGGAGCGACTGCCCTACACCGCGATGTACGTCGTCCCGGCGCTGTTGCTGTCGCTGGTCAACGGGGTGTTGATAGGACTCTACGCCGCGTTCAACCGGAAGGGAATCTTCGACCGGGCGTCGAGTCTGGTCGCGTATCTCGGTCTCGGGATGCCGAACTTCTGGCTGGCGGAACTGGTCGCGCTGTTCTTCGCGGTGAGGGTCGGGTCGTACGGCGTCAGCGTCGGGCAACCCGACTTCTCGGGCGGGGCGTTCTGGTCGGTCGGTCACCTCCGGCAGTTCGTCCTCCCGTCGCTGGTGCTGGCCACGGGACTGTTCGCCGGGCAACTCCGGTACGCGCGAGCGGAGTCGATGGAGTACGTCAACGCCGAGTTCGTCGCCGCGCTGAAGGCCAAGGGCGTCTCGCGCCTCTCGGTCGCTCGCCACGTCCTCCGGAACGCGGCGGTCCCCATCATGTCGCTGTTCTTCACCGACATGGTTGCGGTCCTCGTGGTCAACATCTACGTCATCGAGGAGATATTCGGCATCCAAGGGCTGAGCGCGCTGAGTCTCTACGCCATCGAGGAGCGCGACATGCCGCTCGTCATCGGGACCACGATGGTCATCGCGTTCGTTGGGGTCGCGGCCAACTTCCTGCAGGACGTGCTGTACGGCGTTCTCGACCCCCGAATCGGCGAGAGAAGCCGATAG
- the cofD gene encoding 2-phospho-L-lactate transferase, whose amino-acid sequence MTTFLSGGTGTPKLLAGAESVFDPAETTVVANTGDDVELGGLLVCPDVDTVLFEQGDLLDRELWWGIADDTTETHEELHDIAEAADLDGGPRYLPDEAQTAGRDIARWRRFSGVAEFMEIGDRDRAVHLTRTGLLDEGRSLTEVTRLLADAFDVPVDVVPMSDDPVASIVHTPESDDEYEDEMHFQEFWVAHRGGPEVDHVEFRGADDADAAPAALGAIEEGPVVVGPSNPVTSIGPMLAVEELREALERATVVAVSPFVEDEVFSGPAADLMEGVGFDPSTAGVAEAYPFADAFVLDEADDTDLDRPVVRTDTEMTDDADAERVSRAVADALEVV is encoded by the coding sequence ATGACGACGTTTCTCTCCGGGGGCACCGGAACCCCGAAGCTACTCGCCGGGGCCGAGTCGGTCTTCGACCCGGCGGAGACGACCGTGGTCGCCAACACGGGCGACGACGTGGAGTTGGGCGGCCTGCTGGTCTGCCCGGACGTAGACACCGTCCTCTTCGAGCAGGGCGACCTGCTCGACCGCGAACTGTGGTGGGGCATCGCCGACGACACCACCGAGACTCACGAGGAACTCCACGACATCGCCGAGGCTGCGGACCTCGACGGCGGCCCGCGCTACCTGCCCGACGAGGCCCAGACCGCGGGCCGGGACATCGCTCGCTGGCGGCGCTTCTCCGGGGTCGCCGAGTTCATGGAAATCGGCGACCGGGACCGCGCGGTCCACCTGACCCGGACCGGTCTGCTCGACGAGGGCCGGAGTCTCACCGAGGTCACGCGCCTGCTGGCCGACGCTTTCGACGTGCCCGTGGACGTGGTCCCGATGAGCGACGACCCGGTGGCCTCCATCGTTCACACTCCGGAGTCGGACGACGAGTACGAAGACGAGATGCACTTTCAGGAGTTCTGGGTCGCTCACCGCGGCGGCCCCGAAGTCGACCACGTGGAGTTCCGCGGCGCGGACGACGCCGACGCCGCGCCGGCCGCCCTCGGCGCGATAGAGGAGGGGCCGGTCGTCGTCGGTCCCTCGAACCCCGTGACCAGCATCGGCCCGATGCTCGCCGTGGAGGAACTCCGCGAGGCCCTCGAACGAGCGACCGTCGTCGCCGTCTCGCCCTTCGTGGAGGACGAGGTGTTCTCGGGCCCGGCGGCCGACCTGATGGAAGGCGTCGGCTTCGACCCCTCGACCGCCGGCGTCGCCGAGGCCTACCCCTTCGCCGACGCCTTCGTGCTGGACGAGGCCGACGACACCGACCTCGACCGCCCGGTCGTGCGGACCGACACCGAGATGACCGACGACGCGGACGCCGAGCGCGTGTCCCGCGCCGTCGCCGACGCGCTGGAGGTGGTCTGA
- a CDS encoding D-2-hydroxyacid dehydrogenase has protein sequence MTEDEPDVVVLRKSTHGTPVSEYADELRERLPDREVVHARTPEEERELVANAPVVAGMELDADLLDRAEAMELFACAYAGTGHLPLDALEDRGVAVTNASGVHGPNIGEHVVGNLLVFARRLHEGWRRQQNREWRHFKSHELQGSTVTVVGLGAIGQSVVERLQGFGVETIGVRYTPEKGGPTDEVVGFEDDAFHDALARTDYLAIACPLTETTRGLVGEAELKTLPPDAVLVNVARGPVVDTDALVWALRGHHLRGAALDVTDPEPLPEDHPLWNFENCLITPHCSGHTPEYYERLADIVAENVRRLDAGEELENRVI, from the coding sequence ATGACCGAAGACGAACCCGACGTGGTCGTCCTGCGGAAGAGTACCCACGGCACGCCCGTCTCGGAGTACGCCGACGAACTCCGCGAGCGCCTGCCCGACCGGGAGGTCGTCCACGCTCGCACGCCCGAGGAGGAGCGCGAACTGGTCGCGAACGCTCCCGTCGTCGCGGGGATGGAACTCGACGCCGACCTGCTCGACCGGGCCGAGGCGATGGAACTGTTCGCGTGCGCCTACGCCGGCACCGGGCACCTGCCCCTCGACGCCCTCGAAGACCGCGGCGTGGCGGTGACGAACGCCTCGGGCGTCCACGGCCCGAACATCGGCGAGCACGTCGTCGGTAACCTGCTGGTCTTCGCGCGCCGACTCCACGAGGGGTGGCGACGCCAGCAGAACCGCGAGTGGCGACACTTCAAGTCCCACGAGTTGCAGGGCAGTACCGTCACCGTGGTCGGACTCGGAGCCATCGGGCAGTCGGTGGTCGAGCGCCTGCAGGGGTTCGGCGTCGAGACCATCGGCGTGCGCTACACGCCCGAGAAGGGCGGCCCGACCGACGAGGTGGTCGGCTTCGAGGACGACGCGTTCCACGACGCGCTGGCCCGGACCGACTACCTCGCTATCGCCTGTCCGCTGACCGAGACGACCCGCGGACTCGTCGGCGAGGCGGAACTGAAGACCCTGCCGCCGGACGCCGTCCTCGTCAACGTCGCGCGCGGGCCGGTCGTGGACACCGACGCGCTGGTGTGGGCGCTCCGCGGGCACCACCTCCGTGGCGCGGCCCTCGACGTGACCGACCCCGAACCGCTCCCCGAGGACCACCCGCTCTGGAACTTCGAGAACTGCCTGATTACGCCCCACTGCTCCGGCCACACGCCCGAGTACTACGAGCGATTGGCCGACATCGTCGCCGAGAACGTCCGGCGGTTGGACGCGGGCGAGGAGTTGGAGAATCGGGTGATTTGA
- a CDS encoding secondary thiamine-phosphate synthase enzyme YjbQ, whose product MFSVETDERTEVVDVTDRVAEEVPDDVESGLCTVFVRHTTAGVVVQEAESGLLDDIAAFATDLAPSDGDYRHDRIDDNADAHLRATLLGESVSVPVEDGELALGTWQSVLFVECDGPRTRRVEVVVTE is encoded by the coding sequence GTGTTCAGCGTCGAGACCGACGAGCGAACCGAGGTCGTGGACGTGACCGACCGAGTGGCCGAGGAAGTGCCCGACGATGTCGAGTCCGGACTCTGCACCGTTTTCGTCCGCCACACCACCGCGGGCGTCGTCGTTCAGGAGGCCGAGTCGGGCCTGCTCGACGACATCGCGGCGTTCGCGACGGACCTCGCGCCGAGCGACGGCGACTACCGTCACGACCGAATCGACGACAACGCCGACGCACACCTCCGGGCGACGCTGCTCGGCGAATCGGTCTCCGTCCCGGTCGAGGACGGCGAACTCGCCCTCGGGACGTGGCAGTCCGTGCTGTTCGTTGAGTGCGACGGCCCGCGAACCCGGCGGGTCGAGGTGGTCGTGACCGAGTGA
- a CDS encoding tRNA-dihydrouridine synthase, translated as MFEPRLALASLSGRSDAEWARAADEFAGAAFLGGIALDGPTRAAAREMVERDREEFLPDDPAAFADEQLAALADADLRPGLNVRSASLDPLREVAGVCADRDAVLELNAHCRQDEMCAAGAGEALLRDPDRLREQVRVAAESGARVGVKVRAEVPGADLAEIARAVADAGGDAVHVDAMDSEAVVAEVAAVADETDLFVIANNGVRDEATVREYLAYGADAVSVGRPSDDPAVLRRVRAAVDEWFEGDERGADPEREVRA; from the coding sequence GTGTTCGAACCCCGCCTCGCGCTCGCCAGCCTCAGCGGCCGGTCCGACGCCGAGTGGGCGCGGGCCGCCGACGAGTTCGCCGGCGCGGCCTTCCTCGGCGGCATCGCGCTCGACGGACCGACCCGAGCGGCCGCCCGCGAGATGGTCGAACGCGACCGCGAGGAGTTCCTGCCGGACGACCCCGCGGCCTTCGCGGACGAGCAACTCGCGGCGCTCGCCGACGCCGACCTCCGGCCGGGCCTCAACGTCAGGTCCGCCTCACTCGACCCGCTCCGGGAAGTCGCCGGAGTCTGCGCCGACCGCGACGCCGTCCTCGAACTCAACGCCCACTGCCGACAGGACGAGATGTGCGCCGCGGGCGCGGGCGAGGCCCTCCTCCGGGACCCCGACCGACTCCGCGAGCAGGTCCGGGTCGCGGCCGAGTCGGGCGCGCGAGTCGGCGTCAAGGTCCGGGCCGAGGTGCCGGGCGCGGACCTCGCCGAAATCGCCCGCGCCGTCGCCGACGCGGGCGGCGACGCGGTTCACGTGGACGCGATGGACTCCGAGGCCGTCGTCGCTGAGGTCGCCGCGGTCGCCGACGAGACCGACCTGTTCGTGATAGCGAACAACGGCGTCCGGGACGAGGCGACCGTCCGGGAGTATCTGGCCTACGGCGCCGACGCGGTCAGCGTCGGCCGACCGAGCGACGACCCCGCGGTCCTCCGGCGCGTCCGGGCGGCGGTGGACGAGTGGTTCGAGGGCGACGAGCGCGGCGCCGACCCCGAGCGGGAGGTGCGCGCATGA
- a CDS encoding ABC transporter permease, with protein sequence MADGDVVYDGLSSGRASVGDRFAAFGVGVVCLGLAFAVDLFVLGEWELLALELDPSGLDWLFALSWLSLATFVVWPLAARPQMTRTYWNRLRTNRLAVASLAYLLVFLVVGTVGPWFVTPDVNFTYAHQPPAFLAVDASRVYECLGPVVDGRCRGTLRYPLGTNSTGKSVVALLVSGSRVALLVSLVSATILVPVGVTVGVVAGYLGGWTDTLLMGYVDVQQTLPAFVLYVILIFVFEKSLLLIILVFGLTSWGGTARMVRSEVLQRRREGYVTAARNAGANHWHVLRKHILPNVSSTVATAMSRQIPVFLLTEAAIAYLDLNNLLLPSWGEIIALELSKEFPATWWASASAVTLLAVTVVSFSVLGDALRDVLDPKESA encoded by the coding sequence ATGGCTGACGGCGACGTAGTTTACGACGGACTGTCGTCCGGTCGGGCGTCGGTCGGCGACCGCTTCGCGGCGTTCGGCGTCGGCGTGGTCTGTCTCGGACTCGCCTTCGCGGTCGATTTGTTCGTCCTCGGCGAGTGGGAACTGCTGGCACTGGAACTCGACCCGTCCGGTCTCGACTGGCTGTTCGCCCTGTCGTGGCTCTCGCTGGCGACGTTCGTCGTCTGGCCGCTGGCCGCCCGCCCGCAGATGACCCGAACCTACTGGAACCGCCTCCGGACGAACCGGTTGGCGGTCGCCAGTCTCGCGTACCTCCTCGTCTTCCTCGTCGTCGGCACCGTCGGGCCGTGGTTCGTCACCCCGGACGTGAACTTCACCTACGCCCACCAACCGCCGGCGTTCTTGGCCGTCGACGCGAGCCGAGTCTACGAGTGTCTCGGTCCGGTCGTGGACGGTCGGTGCCGGGGCACGCTCCGATACCCCCTCGGAACCAACAGCACCGGCAAGAGCGTCGTCGCGCTCCTCGTCTCGGGGAGCCGCGTCGCCCTGCTCGTCTCGCTGGTCTCGGCGACGATTCTGGTGCCGGTCGGCGTCACCGTCGGCGTGGTCGCGGGCTACCTCGGCGGGTGGACCGACACGCTGCTGATGGGGTACGTGGACGTTCAGCAGACGCTCCCGGCGTTCGTCCTCTACGTCATCCTCATCTTCGTCTTCGAGAAGAGCCTCCTGCTGATAATCCTCGTGTTCGGGTTGACCAGTTGGGGCGGCACCGCTCGCATGGTCCGGAGCGAGGTCCTCCAGCGCCGCCGGGAGGGATACGTCACGGCCGCCCGGAACGCGGGCGCGAACCACTGGCACGTCCTCCGGAAGCACATCCTACCGAACGTCTCCTCGACCGTGGCGACCGCGATGAGCCGCCAGATTCCCGTCTTCCTGCTGACCGAGGCGGCCATCGCCTACCTCGACCTCAACAATCTCCTGTTGCCGTCGTGGGGCGAAATCATCGCGCTCGAACTCAGCAAGGAGTTCCCGGCGACGTGGTGGGCCTCGGCGTCCGCCGTGACGCTCCTCGCCGTCACCGTCGTCTCGTTCAGCGTGCTGGGCGACGCGCTCCGCGACGTGCTCGACCCGAAGGAGAGCGCGTGA
- a CDS encoding glycine zipper 2TM domain-containing protein, translating into MRKRIKRVLNRAEYAAAGAAVGGAIGGLFSRNAASTAASIGALVGATVGEKRGSVDAVVEQVSEVGQTEKLRLRK; encoded by the coding sequence ATGCGAAAACGAATCAAACGAGTTCTGAACCGCGCCGAGTACGCCGCCGCCGGGGCGGCCGTCGGAGGAGCAATCGGCGGACTGTTCAGTCGGAACGCCGCCAGCACCGCCGCCAGCATCGGTGCGCTCGTCGGCGCGACGGTCGGCGAGAAGCGGGGGTCCGTCGATGCGGTCGTCGAACAGGTCTCGGAGGTCGGACAGACCGAGAAACTGCGCCTGCGGAAGTAG
- a CDS encoding HD domain-containing protein has protein sequence MKTIKDSVHDHIEVEGVARALFDTPAVQRLRRIKQLGPAHLVYPSANHTRFEHSLGVYYLACEGLDHLGIQGKQAERVRAAAILHDIGHAPYSHTIEEVIHRHTGKYHDDVHELLADNEVGDVLRDHGHNPDTIADLIAGEGKLGQLVSGELDVDRMDYLVRDAHHTGVPYGTIDHSRLVRELTLIDGELVLAEGNVPTAESLLLARALMNPTVYNHHVTRICRGMLQRASERLLAETEISAERLRRMDDHDFFAALRSADATENFARRLGARDLYKRAVWAEMADVPEGVIDADHDAIREFEDEIAAAAEVEPESVIIDVLGRPSMTESSTRVIVNGEIRRLHQQSALVSALRHVQREQWRLGVYAPAEDTDAVGHAAESVLGLETDGALVSEVRSPGKRTTLDEFGTQSGD, from the coding sequence ATGAAAACCATCAAGGACAGCGTCCACGACCACATCGAGGTCGAGGGCGTCGCTCGCGCCTTGTTCGACACGCCCGCGGTCCAGCGCCTCCGGCGCATCAAGCAGTTGGGTCCCGCCCACCTCGTCTACCCCTCCGCGAACCACACCCGGTTCGAACACAGCCTCGGCGTCTACTACCTCGCTTGCGAGGGCTTGGACCACCTCGGGATTCAGGGCAAGCAGGCAGAGCGCGTCCGGGCGGCCGCCATCCTCCACGACATCGGCCACGCCCCCTACAGCCACACCATCGAAGAGGTAATTCACCGCCACACCGGCAAGTACCACGACGACGTTCACGAACTGCTCGCGGACAACGAGGTCGGCGACGTGCTTCGGGACCACGGCCACAACCCCGACACTATCGCCGACCTCATCGCGGGCGAGGGGAAACTCGGCCAGTTGGTCTCGGGCGAACTCGACGTGGACCGCATGGACTACCTCGTCCGAGACGCCCACCACACCGGCGTTCCCTACGGCACCATCGACCACTCGCGCCTCGTGCGCGAACTCACCCTCATCGACGGCGAACTCGTGCTGGCGGAGGGCAACGTCCCGACCGCAGAGAGCCTACTGCTCGCGCGGGCGCTGATGAACCCGACCGTCTACAACCACCACGTCACGCGCATCTGCCGGGGGATGCTCCAGCGCGCGAGCGAGCGCCTGCTGGCCGAGACCGAAATCAGCGCCGAGCGACTCCGGCGCATGGACGACCACGACTTCTTCGCGGCGCTTCGGTCGGCCGACGCGACGGAGAACTTCGCCCGGCGACTCGGCGCGCGGGACCTCTACAAGCGGGCGGTCTGGGCCGAGATGGCCGACGTTCCCGAGGGAGTCATCGACGCCGACCACGACGCGATCCGGGAGTTCGAGGACGAAATCGCGGCCGCCGCGGAGGTCGAACCCGAGTCGGTCATCATCGACGTGCTCGGGCGACCGAGCATGACCGAGTCCTCGACGCGGGTCATCGTCAACGGCGAGATTCGACGCCTCCACCAGCAGTCCGCGCTGGTGTCGGCGCTCCGTCACGTCCAGCGCGAGCAGTGGCGACTCGGGGTGTACGCCCCCGCCGAGGACACCGACGCGGTCGGCCACGCCGCCGAGAGCGTGCTGGGACTGGAGACCGACGGTGCGCTCGTCAGCGAAGTCCGGTCGCCCGGCAAGCGCACGACGCTGGACGAGTTCGGGACCCAGAGCGGCGACTGA
- a CDS encoding cupredoxin domain-containing protein, whose amino-acid sequence MPPDTDSIRSDDSSDASAVERPTFERRSLLKALGVGAGFSLTSGVAAGMQDQPEIHPNFGYPVRNTGDVPDELRPDREVRLLASKLDPAAEIPILFYFDPVGLHVDSGDIVQFTFDSPDHTVTAYHEAIGFQTRVPEEAPPFSSPIAPLDGAWLYRFDHGGVYDLYCGPHHVLGMVMRVVVGDLDEADYPAYLETPEEIPPFGEEFEQLLVQFSDANESVEWVFPTPRDVLTASALDPGRIQEEGEVPFEAVRSELTATSAETTTG is encoded by the coding sequence ATGCCACCAGACACAGACTCGATTCGGTCCGACGACTCGTCCGACGCATCGGCCGTCGAGCGGCCGACGTTCGAGCGACGGTCGTTGTTGAAAGCGCTCGGCGTCGGTGCCGGGTTCTCGCTGACGAGCGGCGTCGCCGCCGGGATGCAAGACCAACCCGAGATTCACCCGAACTTCGGGTATCCCGTCCGGAACACCGGCGACGTTCCCGACGAGCTCCGGCCGGACCGCGAGGTTCGGCTGTTGGCTTCGAAACTCGACCCGGCGGCCGAGATACCGATTCTCTTCTACTTCGACCCGGTCGGCCTGCACGTGGACAGTGGTGACATCGTGCAGTTCACCTTCGACTCGCCGGACCACACGGTGACGGCGTACCACGAAGCAATCGGCTTCCAGACCCGCGTGCCCGAGGAAGCGCCACCGTTCTCGTCGCCGATTGCTCCGCTCGACGGAGCGTGGCTCTACCGTTTCGACCACGGAGGAGTGTACGACCTGTACTGCGGCCCGCACCACGTCCTCGGGATGGTGATGCGGGTCGTGGTCGGGGACCTCGACGAAGCCGACTACCCGGCGTATCTGGAGACTCCCGAGGAGATTCCGCCCTTCGGCGAGGAGTTCGAGCAGTTGCTCGTCCAGTTCAGCGACGCGAACGAGAGCGTCGAGTGGGTGTTCCCGACGCCGAGAGACGTACTGACCGCGAGCGCGCTCGACCCCGGACGGATTCAGGAGGAGGGGGAAGTACCCTTCGAGGCGGTCCGCAGTGAACTGACGGCGACGAGCGCCGAGACCACGACCGGGTAG
- a CDS encoding DUF447 domain-containing protein yields the protein MSESGGSVGDGTAEWPVELRGVTESLVTTLGPNDLWNVAALGLHPPEGGGEGDARDGPPDAPVTARTWGNTRTRRNFHRQGGGYVQFVRDPVDFVDATLSIFEVEQPVLDSAAAWVEVSVEQVDSGAEGDTEWEEWTLTPVASGVEHETVPTINRGFNAVVEATVAASRLDVDAYDEAELRNRLSYFEEVGRKCGDDRVRAALDRLRDHSPE from the coding sequence GTGAGCGAGTCGGGCGGGTCGGTCGGGGACGGGACGGCCGAGTGGCCGGTCGAACTCCGGGGCGTCACCGAGTCGCTGGTGACGACGCTCGGCCCGAACGACCTGTGGAACGTCGCGGCGCTCGGCCTCCATCCGCCGGAGGGCGGCGGCGAGGGCGACGCGAGAGACGGGCCTCCGGACGCGCCCGTGACCGCCCGGACGTGGGGCAACACTCGGACCCGGCGGAACTTTCACCGGCAGGGCGGGGGCTACGTCCAGTTCGTCCGCGACCCCGTCGATTTCGTGGACGCCACCCTCTCCATCTTCGAGGTCGAACAACCGGTCCTCGACTCGGCCGCGGCGTGGGTCGAGGTGAGCGTCGAGCAGGTCGATTCGGGCGCGGAAGGCGACACCGAGTGGGAGGAGTGGACGCTCACGCCCGTGGCCTCCGGCGTCGAACACGAGACTGTGCCGACGATAAACCGGGGGTTCAACGCGGTCGTGGAGGCGACCGTCGCGGCGTCACGGCTGGACGTAGACGCCTACGACGAGGCGGAACTCCGAAACCGCCTGTCGTACTTCGAAGAAGTCGGACGGAAGTGCGGCGACGACCGCGTGCGCGCGGCGCTGGACCGACTCCGCGACCACTCGCCGGAGTAG
- a CDS encoding triphosphoribosyl-dephospho-CoA synthase: MNPAQNAQIALLLEVAGTPKPGNVDRERDLPDLGFEHFLAGTVGAGPGLRAAEEGAPVGEAFERAVSGMSQQEGGNTQFGALLLLVPLVRAAADGDCSPEGVTRVVEATTVEDAANFFRAFDHADVFVDDPPEDAEALDVRRGSDAVPAVEERGATLLDVLALGDDEDDVAAEWTGGFERTFWAADRLAELAGSAPASAVGARVYLELLAREPDTLVAKQHGAKTAESVRVRAQEALEGGPEVVEAFAESLVADGVNPGTTADLTAAGLFVALTRGEVSV; this comes from the coding sequence ATGAACCCCGCTCAGAACGCTCAAATCGCGCTCCTGCTGGAAGTCGCGGGCACGCCCAAGCCCGGAAACGTCGACAGGGAGCGCGACCTCCCGGACCTCGGATTCGAACACTTCCTCGCGGGCACGGTCGGCGCGGGGCCGGGCCTGCGCGCCGCCGAGGAGGGCGCTCCGGTCGGCGAGGCGTTCGAGCGGGCGGTCTCGGGGATGAGCCAGCAGGAGGGAGGCAACACCCAGTTCGGCGCGCTCCTCCTGCTCGTTCCCCTCGTGCGGGCCGCCGCGGACGGGGACTGCTCTCCCGAGGGCGTCACGCGCGTGGTCGAGGCGACGACCGTCGAGGACGCCGCGAACTTCTTCCGGGCGTTCGACCACGCCGACGTGTTCGTGGACGACCCGCCGGAGGACGCCGAGGCGCTGGACGTTCGCCGGGGGAGCGACGCGGTTCCGGCGGTCGAGGAGCGCGGCGCCACGCTACTCGACGTGCTGGCGCTCGGAGACGACGAGGACGACGTGGCCGCCGAGTGGACCGGCGGGTTCGAGCGTACCTTCTGGGCCGCCGACCGCCTCGCGGAACTGGCGGGGTCGGCCCCGGCCTCGGCCGTCGGCGCGCGGGTCTACCTCGAACTCCTCGCCCGGGAACCCGACACGCTGGTCGCGAAACAGCACGGCGCGAAGACCGCCGAGAGCGTCCGCGTCCGGGCCCAAGAGGCGCTCGAAGGCGGACCGGAGGTCGTCGAGGCGTTCGCCGAGTCGCTGGTCGCCGACGGCGTCAACCCGGGGACGACCGCCGACCTGACCGCCGCGGGCCTGTTCGTCGCGCTGACCCGCGGGGAGGTGTCGGTGTGA
- the asd gene encoding aspartate-semialdehyde dehydrogenase, translating to MTVRVGVLGATGAVGQRCIQLLDGHPEFELAAVTASEDSAGLSYSEAAKWRVDSPIPAAVADLTVSETDPDAVPDDVDLLFSSLPSGVASEVEPDFAEAGYVLSSNSSNDRLADDVPLVIPEINPGHLDLLEVQRDERGWDGAVVKNPNCSTITMVPTLAALDQFGLERVHVSTLQAVSGAGYSGVTSMEIIDNVIPHIGGEEEKMETESKKLLGEFDGARLSVHDADVSASCNRVPTIDGHLENVWAETADDVTEQEVEEAFRAVESLDLPSSPDPLVEVFEDPSRPQPRLDRTLGGGMTIAAGGVQATPAGVQYNTLAHNTIRGAAGAAVLNGELLQSEGWL from the coding sequence ATGACTGTACGAGTCGGCGTTCTCGGTGCTACCGGAGCGGTCGGCCAGCGATGTATCCAACTGCTGGACGGCCACCCCGAGTTCGAACTGGCGGCGGTAACGGCGAGCGAAGACAGCGCGGGCCTCTCCTACAGCGAGGCGGCGAAGTGGCGGGTCGACTCCCCGATTCCCGCCGCGGTCGCCGACCTGACCGTCAGCGAGACCGACCCCGACGCGGTGCCCGACGACGTGGACCTGCTGTTCTCGTCGCTCCCCTCGGGCGTCGCCAGCGAAGTCGAACCCGACTTCGCCGAGGCGGGCTACGTCCTCTCGTCGAACTCCTCGAACGACCGACTGGCCGACGACGTGCCCCTCGTCATCCCCGAAATCAATCCGGGCCACCTCGACCTGTTGGAGGTCCAGCGCGACGAGCGCGGCTGGGACGGCGCGGTCGTCAAGAACCCCAACTGCTCGACCATCACGATGGTCCCGACGCTCGCGGCGCTCGACCAGTTCGGACTTGAGCGGGTCCACGTCTCGACGCTGCAGGCGGTGTCCGGCGCTGGCTACTCGGGCGTCACCTCGATGGAGATAATCGACAACGTCATCCCGCACATCGGCGGCGAGGAGGAGAAGATGGAGACCGAGTCGAAGAAGCTCCTCGGCGAGTTCGACGGCGCGCGACTCTCGGTCCACGACGCCGACGTGTCGGCCTCGTGCAATCGCGTGCCGACCATCGACGGCCACCTCGAAAACGTCTGGGCCGAGACCGCAGACGACGTGACCGAGCAGGAAGTCGAGGAGGCGTTCCGCGCCGTCGAGAGCCTCGACCTGCCGAGTTCGCCCGACCCGCTCGTCGAGGTGTTCGAGGACCCGAGTCGGCCCCAGCCGCGACTCGACCGGACCTTGGGCGGCGGCATGACCATCGCGGCGGGCGGCGTGCAGGCGACGCCCGCGGGCGTCCAGTACAACACGCTGGCGCACAACACGATTCGCGGCGCGGCGGGCGCGGCGGTGCTGAACGGCGAGCTGTTACAGAGCGAAGGCTGGCTCTGA